In Anopheles cruzii chromosome X, idAnoCruzAS_RS32_06, whole genome shotgun sequence, one genomic interval encodes:
- the LOC128272378 gene encoding rapamycin-insensitive companion of mTOR, protein MAISSWMIRRSLRQRSRLLPEDCYYIDETKTPRENTIDVVAGLCSPRTSVNKRLSLLNALAKLVDRCKHDMGPMEMGSSKGGYVTAQRHACLREGILGFTNKQLMGYVSHNLLHQLPQIRAGALRALRHLLIVPEDLHVFNSLNLAHLVSRSLDVILRNDEERIQALKIVRRMLAVAPNELSPAVMRCLVALGESGSGVSVGTGGTANTTDIGSGEDRLLRCCLATLCEIGVLNPMLLIKCGGVSVITRNVLECHSPRIAESLCGVLLYMLEWPRTREIAAVHLDCFAAPYCDFTYRVGIMDRNKDARDLRFTCSRLALLSVLRSWAGTIEFCDPHRPSGLRALIEILYLNQLEIRKAVLDLLYELLGLAQPVWTDEYSVAMLVVDPAEYQDAWRLNEGFVAAEGMSILPSLAGSVPNLCEIHLALLLYCFVENGLLNALIEVIISSDTFISVRATILLAKITYQLHHLLPAEICALTPAAALPMLVARAIEGNHQARAAISALQQFHLMLQNRPASCSLYLDCIIQSGELINTRTFRRELSASIPAVNVPTFTNFKYSTLDGIKRTHHDSISNGSRVVGSLFGQVLSPPNGSSFSRQPAWDTHDSNTMSGKRAPPKRNKLLQLWDSIKESDRLIKESHVLLLKDPNMWDWDIIITILRSEMLGMKLEDQNNRFVRRLVDYFKPSNNRFSHQDLMSTNRQLPAYVTAGLELIDAMLQSPELECIRILTDLFTDISRQLLAIHAKKSAHECLFSPQHMTSTMCQQYFLFIGRMCRTEGGMEILRNTDVFKELSTIVSKTNHLCYIKLIISGLDYTMEGEPRSILAKALLKHPSAKARLYSIQMLRVLLRARLPNFEVWGIQLMLKLVGTMQGESQPRCIVLAVVDLLEEACYERVYLEELAYVWPQLDRLGDRAKMVMMRFYSIPRGLNHPAAQVVLEIEQWVATYNERYVLLVESDTHANLTQHVRSEDGTYSRRHCTNGTTNGVNVAANLLPHLYGQLAQTYRGFSQLLCYGKVDELMAIVRSNRCRDERDCLQLKMAIWATCHACTSKEAIELVKECYAWFFGRLVQLVRSSDVYSIRATTLGGLCLIASTSQGAAVLQTLGWVSVRHDRNTHWPIKDPYSSFSPETTSLSSKHAEDDYHHVLTTEEDEKTTDTKQKVLENSDISSPSPQHFRAIDDTRCRLSFISGSPVSTSSNATDARSGPIGSSGMDKEMASFSQVDSHSYRKHRYMSARFPSYFGKPVQSFASIDEDLDLRWKIRSLDRKYRNESFLTKDDSAISMPTPISTLLTSTNTTGPCYMGICFPSNILLLFPENETRQTHVFHTPSERPQTHPMKEKRKPVDTETRKSECQSISTIDPQSIEKNDVDYEQLVKIGAVRSASPVTNTSAQHDNHKRWSHENHNKAQCLRCCWKALGEQFMFEKKATNSAQSSTDDAPETFDAIPGEKIVDENIANSILRHVQRMANPVWNKQSRSVLLDAKQSHPDAFQDVCLYSEVCHMLSQNTFRLVSRRFLQELFLDLHSGVLYDAMSSHESDVDKPADFSVRSDSKHTSEPTASVTHTVELVAGKTHAFNYSAMLRNQAPLLSPGAPGKMATAGGVAGFLLKSPPLASVYEASLENLDELSSTPQSNKAKVVYVPGEGAGTSDITVAGMPINKIDSSTVHTSTTKDEPQLQDQDSKYPPFVKQSGHKFRTRPRFNTLELDLSCVRNKFPIRDRSKIDYSPTRPPVLSCVMSSGSSSSFVSTTSSASAVTSPTQTMPIPSFAPLGSLFCEQRQQLKSSKSENTLMNT, encoded by the exons ATGGCGATATCTAGCTGGATGATTCGGAGAAGTTTACGACAAAGGT CCCGACTTCTACCGGAGGATTGCTACTATATAGATGAGACGAAGACACCAAGAGAGAATACGATCGACGTAGTAGCAGGCCTGTGTTCTCCACGAACGTCCGTAAACAAGCGTCTGAGCCTCCTTAATGCATTGGCTAAGTTGGTTGATCGATGCAAACACGACATGGGACCAATGGAAATGGGTTCATCCAAAGGCGGTTATGTAACTGCTCAAAGACATGCTTGCCTGCGCGAAGGTATTCTCGGTTTCACGAACAAGCAGTTAATGGGCTACGTTAGCCACAACCTGTTGCATCAGCTACCTCAGATACGCGCAGGTGCTCTACGAGCGTTGCGCCATTTGTTGATAGTTCCGGAGGACCTGCATGTATTCAATTCACTTAACCTAGCACACTTGGTGTCCCGCAGTTTGGATGTGATCTTGCGGAATGACGAAGAACGTATACAGGCATTAAAAATAGTGCGGCGTATGCTGGCTGTTGCCCCAAACGAGTTGAGTCCTGCTGTGATGCGCTGCTTAGTCGCCCTTGGAGAAAGTGGAAGCGGAGTTAGCGTTGGCACCGGAGGCACCGCAAATACTACTGACATCGGTAGTGGTGAGGATAGGCTGCTGCGATGCTGTTTGGCGACGCTGTGCGAGATTGGAGTGCTGAACCCAATGCTGCTGATTAAGTGCGGGGGCGTGAGTGTCATCACACGAAATGTACTCGAGTGCCATAGTCCAAGGATTGCGGAGAGTCTCTGTGGAGTCCTGCTGTACATGCTGGAGTGGCCCAGGACGAGAGAAATCGCTGCCGTCCACTTAGACTGCTTTGCGGCACCTTACTGTGACTTCACTTATCGCGTTGGTATTATGGATCGGAATAAGGATGCCCGAGATTTGAGGTTCACTTGCAGTCGGTTGGCGTTACTGTCTGTTCTTCGTTCCTGGGCTGGAACGATTGAGTTCTGTGACCCGCATCGGCCTTCCGGTTTGAGAGCCTTGATCGAAATACTGTACCTTAACCAGCTCGAGATACGCAAAGCGGTACTGGACTTACTGTACGAGCTCCTCGGACTGGCACAACCGGTGTGGACCGATGAGTACTCGGTTGCAATGCTAGTGGTGGATCCAGCCGAATACCAAGATGCATGGCGCTTGAATGAGGGGTTCGTCGCCGCCGAGGGCATGTCCATTTTGCCAAGCCTAGCCGGCAGTGTGCCGAATCTTTGTGAAATTCATCTTGCTCTGCTGCTTTACTGTTTCGTCGAAAACGGATTGCTTAACGCGCTCATAGAGGTTATCATTTCGAGTGATACGTTTATCTCAGTACGGGCCACAATATTGCTAGCGAAAATTACTTATCAGCTGCACCATTTACTGCCCGCGGAAATATGTGCGCTTACACCGGCAGCTGCTCTTCCGATGCTCGTTGCTCGGGCCATCGAAGGAAATCACCAAGCCCGGGCCGCCATATCGGCATTGCAACAGTTTCATTTGATGCTCCAAAACAGACCTGCATCGTGCAGTCTGTATCTCGACTGCATTATTCAGAGCGGTGAACTGATCAATACGCGAACCTTTCGGCGCGAGCTTTCTGCTAGCATACCGGCCGTAAATGTACCAACATTTACCAACTTCAAGTACAGCACATTAGACGGAATAAAGCGAACGCATCATGATTCGATAAGTAATGGGAGCAGAGTTGTTGGAAGTTTGTTTGGTCAGGTGCTTTCGCCGCCAAACGGCTCTAGCTTTTCCAGGCAACCGGCATGGGATACGCATGACAGTAACACAATGTCGGGAAAGCGAGCACCACctaaacgaaacaaactaCTGCAATTGTGGGATAGCATCAAGGAAAGCGACCGGCTCATCAAAGAATCGCACGTACTTTTACTGAAGGACCCCAACATGTGGGATTGGGACATCATTATTACAATACTACGG TCCGAGATGCTGGGAATGAAACTGGAGGACCAAAATAATCGTTTTGTTCGGCGGCTAGTAGATTACTTCAAGCCGAGCAACAATCGCTTCTCGCACCAGGACCTAATGAGCACTAACAGGCAGCTTCCTGCCTACGTTACTGCTGGGCTGGAGCTTATCGATGCAATGCTCCAGTCGCCCGAG CTAGAGTGTATTCGCATCCTAACCGATCTCTTTACCGACATCAGTCGGCAGCTGCTGGCGATTCATGCGAAAAAATCGGCGCACGAGTGTTTGTTTAGTCCCCAGCACATGACTAGCACAATGTGCCAACAGTACTTTCTGTTCATTGGTCGCATGTGCCGTACGGAGGGTGGTATGGAGATTCTGCGAAACACCGACGTTTTTAAGGAGCTATCCACGATCGTATCGAAGACGAATCATCTCTGCTATATAAAATTGATAATTTCGGGCTTGGACTATACTATGGAAGGAGAACCACGTAGCATACTTGCTAAGGCTCTTTTGAAGCATCCTTCGGCCAAAGCACGCCTGTACAGTATACAGATGCTACGTGTGCTGTTGCGAGCTCGGTTGCCTAACTTTGAGGTGTGGGGTATCCAACTGATGTTGAAACTGGTTGGTACGATGCAGGGCGAGTCGCAGCCTCGATGCATTGTGCTGGCGGTAGTCGATCTCTTGGAAGAAGCTTGCTACGAACGTGTGTACCTGGAGGAACTGGCATATGTCTGGCCTCAGCTCGATCGATTAGGCGATCGCGCCAAGATGGTAATGATGCGCTTCTACTCAATTCCACGTGGTCTGAATCATCCTGCTGCGCAAGTCGTGCTTGAAATCGAGCAATGGGTAGCCACCTATAACGAGCGTTACGTTCTACTGGTTGAATCGGATACTCACGCCAACTTGACACAACACGTTCGTTCCGAAGATGGCACCTACAGCCGGAGACACTGCACGAACGGTACTACCAACGGTGTGAACGTGGCTGCTAACCTTCTACCGCACCTTTACGGGCAGCTGGCGCAAACATATCGAGGCTTTTCTCAGCTGCTCTGCTACGGCAAGGTGGACGAACTAATGGCCATTGTACGTAGCAACCGCTGTCGCGACGAGCGCGACTGTTTACAGCTTAAGATGGCTATATGGGCCACATGTCACGCTTGCACAAGCAAAGAAGCGATCGAGCTAGTGAAGGAATGTTATGCATGGTTTTTTGGACGGCTGGTACAGTTGGTACGATCCTCAGATGTGTACTCAATACGGGCTACTACACTCGGCGGTCTGTGTCTCATAGCCAGCACTAGCCAAGGAGCTGCGGTACTGCAAACCCTCGGCTGGGTCAGCGTGCGACACGACCGAAATACACACTGGCCGATCAAAGATCCGTATAGTTCGTTTTCACCAGAGACGACTTCGTTGTCGAGCAAGCACGCTGAAGATGATTACCACCATGTGCTAACCACAGAGGAAGACGAAAAAACGACGGACACTAAGCAGAAAGTGTTAGAGAACAGTGATATATCGTCTCCTTCACCGCAGCACTTTCGTGCTATAGACGACACTCGATGTCGGTTGTCGTTTATATCCGGATCGCCCGTGTCAACCTCATCAAATGCAACTGACGCTCGGTCAGGGCCGATTGGCAGCAGTGGTATGGATAAAGAAATGGCATCTTTTTCTCAGGTGGATTCGCACAGCTACAGGAAGCATCGGTATATGAGTG CAAGGTTTCCCTCTTATTTTGGCAAACCTGTTCAAAGTTTTGCATCGATAGATGAAGACCTAGACTTGCGTTGGAAGATTCGCAGCCTCGACCGCAAATATCGCAATGAGTCATT CCTGACCAAAGATGATAGTGCAATATCAATGCCCACACCTATAAGTACTTTGCTAACGTCGACGAACACAACCGGCCCTTGCTACATGG GTATATGTTTCCCGTCAAACATTTTGCTACTGTTTCCTGAGAACGAAACTCGTCAGACGCATGTTTTTCATACACCTTCCGAACGTCCTCAAACCCATCCTATGAAGGAGAAACGGAAACCAGTAGACACGGAAACAAGAAAGTCAGAATGCCAAAGTATTTCCACCATAGACCCGCAATCCATAGAGAAAAATGACGTTGATTACGAACAGCTAGTAAAAATAGGAGCTGTGCGAAGCGCGTCACCGGTAACGAATACCTCTGCTCAACATGACAACCACAAGCGATGGTCTCACGAAAACCACAATAAAGCTCAATGTCTACGGTGTTGTTGGAAGGCATTGGGTGAACAATTCATGTTcgaaaaaaaggccacaaaTAGCGCGCAGTCAAGTACAGATGATGCACCTGAAACTTTTGATGCAATCCCCGGAGAGAAGATAGTCGACGAAAATATTGCCAACAGTATTTTACGCCACGTGCAACGAATGGCCAATCCAGTGTGGAATAAACAGTCCCGTAGCGTTCTTCTCGATGCAAAGCAGTCACACCCGGATGCCTTCCAGGACGTTTGTCTCTATTCAGAGGTGTGTCACATGCTCAGTCAAAACACGTTTCGGTTGGTGTCCCGCCGTTTCTTGCAAGAGCTGTTTCTTGATCTACATTCTGGAGTGCTCTACGATGCAATGAGTAGTCATGAGTCAGATGTAGACAAGCCTGCCGATTTCTCGGTAAGATCGGACTCGAAACATACTTCTGAACCAACCGCTTCAGTAACGCATACCGTTGAATTAGTGGCAGGCAAAACACATGCATTCAACTACAGTGCGATGTTAAGAAATCAAGCACCACTTTTATCGCCCGGGGCACCGGGTAAAATGGCTACTGCAGGTGGTGTAGCCGGATTTTTGTTAAAGTCTCCTCCGCTTGCCAGCGTTTACGAAGCAAGTCTGGAAAATTTGGATGAACTATCATCCACACCGCAGAGTAACAAAGCTAAGGTCGTCTATGTGCCGGGCGAAGGTGCTGGTACCAGCGATATCACTGTCGCCGGTATGCCTATCAACAAAATCGATTCATCAACTGTCCACACCAGTACGACAAAGGATGAGCCACAGCTGCAAGATCAAGATTCCAAATATCCACCTTTCGTTAAGCAGAGCGGTCACAAATTTCGCACTAGGCCACGTTTCAATACGCTTGAGTTAGATCTGAGTTGCGTgagaaataaatttcccatACGTGATCGCAGCAAGATTGACTACTCGCCCACTAGGCCACCGGTGCTGTCTTGCGTAATGTCGTCCGGCAGCTCGTCTTCCTTTgtcagcaccaccagcagtgcCAGTGCTGTGACTAGCCCGACACAAACTATGCCGATACCGTCTTTCGCCCCATTAGGTAGCTTGTTCTGCGAGCAACGACAGCAACTTAAGTCATCCAAGTCGGAAAATACTTTAATGAATACTTAG
- the LOC128270356 gene encoding small lysine-rich protein 1, whose translation MGGKAKKKKATKEPAATGGAGGASGGGAKEAPAAETEEPDEDDGEAKPKKGKGKKGKGKGGKSSKFQGDIFNEAAMENAYYICHNIQDVLKSRGFAWPEGQKKKKKGKK comes from the exons ATGGGTGGcaaggcgaaaaagaaaaaggccacCAAAGagccggccgccaccggcggcgctggcggtgccagcggtggtggcg CGAAGGAGGCGCCCGCTGCCGAAACCGAGGAgccggacgaggacgacggcgaagcCAAACCGAAGAAGGGCAAGGGCAAGAAGGGGAAGGGCAAGGGCGGCAAGTCGTCCAAGTTCCAGGGCGACATCTTCAACGAGGCGGCCATGGAGAACGCCTACTACATTTGCCACAACATCCAGGATGTGCTCAAGTCGCGCGGATTCGCCTGGCCCGAgggccagaagaagaagaagaagggcaAAAAGTAG